The following coding sequences lie in one Apium graveolens cultivar Ventura chromosome 3, ASM990537v1, whole genome shotgun sequence genomic window:
- the LOC141712159 gene encoding LEAF RUST 10 DISEASE-RESISTANCE LOCUS RECEPTOR-LIKE PROTEIN KINASE-like 1.2 isoform X3: protein MIMSQMLSFLFLFSSIFINCNGQDPCPSHECNGVEIKYPFWQIDGTTSEQFCGYPGFGLNCSNTNQNPVLNLPKDSYYVSEIDYDNFTLNLIDIDVVGAACPRVRHNFSAETLPIYYQTDSNLNLTFYFNCSSAPPPPLLSTPIGCLASRAGQSYVVEATIDSKGFDHWYDYCQDKVEVAAEKTSIKKNDVGGVSGFRDALNEGFLLNWKILKECLKCEESDGRCGYNNTAKESLCFCQDNSTRTNNESCKGNKKNLGPKIGIATGVVVSVSLILLALFLFCRRRKAKQSSYVVSRNISSSSFSMSDSEKGSGTYMGVPTFSYNELEKATNDFHSNNELGDGGFGAVYKGKLQDGREVAVKRLYENSIKRVEQFMNEIKILTQLRHPNLVVLYGSTSQQCRKLLLVYEYIPNGTIADHLYGEDAERGNLTWKTRMSIAVETASALSYLHVSEVIHRDVKTTNILLDNNFHVKVADFGLSRLFPLNATHVSTAPQGTPGYVDPEYHQCYQLTSKSDVYSFGVVLIELISSKPAVDITRHRHEINLANLAINKIQSDKLDELVDPTLGFESDDEVRKMITEVAELAFRCLQSERELRPSMQEVHKSLKEIQSRNSGKENELQDTLFRDDASLLKNYPQNLSPNSVTAKWVSSRSTNSSSSI from the exons ATGATAATGTCTCAAATGCTCTCCTTTCTTTTCTTATTTTCATCTATTTTCATAAACTGTAACGGGCAAGATCCTTGCCCGTCACACGAATGTAATGGTGTTGAGATCAAATATCCTTTCTGGCAGATAGACGGAACAACATCAGAACAATTCTGTGGCTACCCCGGCTTCGGACTCAACTGTTCCAACACCAACCAAAATCCTGTGCTCAACCTCCCTAAGGATTCTTACTATGTTAGTGAAATAGATTACGATAATTTCACATTAAACCTTATCGATATCGATGTTGTTGGTGCAGCATGCCCCAGGGTGCGTCACAACTTTTCTGCTGAAACCTTGCCTATTTATTATCAGACAGATTCTAATTTGAACCTCACGTTTTATTTTAATTGTTCCTCTGCTCCCCCTCCTCCTCTTCTATCAACTCCAATTGGATGTTTGGCTTCTAGAGCAGGACAATCATATGTCGTTGAGGCAACAATTGATTCGAAAGGGTTTGATCACTGGTACGATTATTGCCAGGACAAAGTTGAAGTAGCTGCAGAAAAAACTTCGATTAAAAAGAATGATGTTGGAGGTGTCAGTGGCTTCCGCGATGCGTTGAATGAAGGATTTTTGCTGAATTGGAAAATATTAAAGGAGTGCCTAAAGTGCGAAGAATCCGATGGGCGCTGTGGTTACAACAATACAGCAAAGGAGTCTCTGTGTTTTTGCCAAGATAACAGCACAAGAACAAATAATGAGTCTTGCAAAG GAAACAAAAAGAATTTGGGACCGAAGATTGGCATAG CAACCGGTGTAGTTGTTTCTGTATCGCTCATTCTATTGGCTCTCTTCCTCTTCTGTCGCCGTAGAAAAGCTAAGCAAAGTTCATACGTTGTTTCTCGAAATATATCTTCTTCTTCCTTCTCAATGTCCGATTCTGAAAAAGGGAGCGGCACCTACATGGGAGTACCAACATTCTCGTACAATGAACTTGAGAAGGCTACCAACGATTTTCATTCTAATAATGAACTTGGGGATGGAGGTTTTGGGGCAGTTTATAAAG GCAAACTTCAAGATGGGCGTGAGGTTGCAGTGAAGCGATTATACGAGAATAGTATCAAAAGAGTTGAGCAATTTATGAATGAGATTAAAATTCTCACACAGTTGCGCCACCCAAACTTAGTTGTTCTTTATGGAAGCACATCTCAACAGTGCAGAAAACTATTGCTTGTATATGAATACATACCTAACGGTACAATTGCTGATCATCTCTACGGAGAGGATGCAGAGCGAGGGAACCTTACATGGAAGACAAGAATGAGTATTGCTGTAGAAACTGCAAGTGCATTGTCATATCTTCATGTTTCAGAAGTCATTCACCGGGATGTGAAGACCACAAACATACTGTTAGACAACAATTTCCACGTCAAGGTTGCAGATTTTGGCTTGTCGCGTTTGTTCCCTTTGAATGCTACACACGTCTCAACTGCTCCACAAGGTACTCCTGGATATGTCGATCCCGAGTACCATCAATGCTACCAGCTTACGTCTAAAAGTGATGTATATAGTTTCGGGGTTGTTTTAATTGAGCTTATTTCATCAAAGCCTGCCGTTGATATCACTAGGCATAGACATGAGATTAACTTGGCAAACTTGgctataaacaagattcaaaGTGATAAATTGGACGAGCTTGTGGATCCAACTCTAGGATTTGAATCAGATGACGAGGTAAGAAAGATGATCACGGAAGTGGCAGAGTTGGCATTTAGGTGTTTGCAAAGTGAGAGGGAATTGAGGCCATCAATGCAGGAAGTACATAAATCTCTGAAGGAAATTCAAAGCAGAAATAGTGGTAAAGAAAACGAGTTACAAGATACTCTGTTTAGAGATGATGCTTCGTTGTTGAAGAACTATCCCCAAAATCTTTCTCCAAATTCAGTGACTGCAAAATGGGTCAGTAGCAGGTCAACAAACTCGAGTTCAAGCATCTAA
- the LOC141712159 gene encoding LEAF RUST 10 DISEASE-RESISTANCE LOCUS RECEPTOR-LIKE PROTEIN KINASE-like 1.4 isoform X1 yields the protein MYAQLLKPYQCFLNPICFIVSFHVLVLLNIPIYHAQFIYQQYYFECSNTSTVRCGNTTFSNPEYPFWGETIRSKHCGLEGFELRCEDNDLVIDIGSANKHHVVTINPLESLLTLNRYDDPLENICASRKVTSTILNATLYDYGENTEDVNLFYNCDDEISSPWIDYKFTCSNDNKNLVYFFSRNKFDLVDKPDSCISTKLQVDKRVLEELKNNSIQAEEVFKRSFEVHYNGMSRKACKDCRKTGGWCWRGTYFTNNTCIYSNGTVLPPYPQPGNKKNLGPKIGIATGVVVSVSLILLALFLFCRRRKAKQSSYVVSRNISSSSFSMSDSEKGSGTYMGVPTFSYNELEKATNDFHSNNELGDGGFGAVYKGKLQDGREVAVKRLYENSIKRVEQFMNEIKILTQLRHPNLVVLYGSTSQQCRKLLLVYEYIPNGTIADHLYGEDAERGNLTWKTRMSIAVETASALSYLHVSEVIHRDVKTTNILLDNNFHVKVADFGLSRLFPLNATHVSTAPQGTPGYVDPEYHQCYQLTSKSDVYSFGVVLIELISSKPAVDITRHRHEINLANLAINKIQSDKLDELVDPTLGFESDDEVRKMITEVAELAFRCLQSERELRPSMQEVHKSLKEIQSRNSGKENELQDTLFRDDASLLKNYPQNLSPNSVTAKWVSSRSTNSSSSI from the exons ATGTATGCTCAGCTTCTTAAACCCTACCAGTGTTTCTTAAACCCCATCTGCTTCATCGTCTCATTCCATGTGCTTGTTCTGCTCAACATCCCCATTTATCACGCTCAATTTATTTATCAACAATACTATTTTGAATGTAGTAACACTTCTACTGTTAGATGCGGTAACACGACATTCAGTAATCCTGAATACCCTTTCTGGGGAGAAACTATTCGGTCTAAACATTGTGGTCTCGAAGGGTTTGAGCTCCGTTGTGAAGACAATGATCTTGTTATAGATATTGGTTCAGCTAACAAGCACCATGTAGTTACTATCAATCCTTTAGAAAGTTTGTTAACATTAAATCGTTATGATGACCCTCTGGAGAATATTTGTGCATCTCGGAAGGTAACCAGTACAATATTGAATGCAACACTTTATGATTACGGCGAGAATACTGAAGATGTTAACTTATTCTACAATTGTGACGATGAGATTAGTTCACCCTGGATAGACTATAAATTCACATGCTCGAATGACAATAAGAATTTGGTTTATTTCTTCTCAAGAAATAAATTCGATCTCGTTGATAAGCCTGATTCATGCATTAGCACAAAACTTCAAGTTGATAAGAGGGTGTTGGAGGAGTTAAAAAATAATAGTATACAGGCGGAAGAAGTTTTTAAAAGGAGCTTTGAGGTTCACTATAATGGAATGAGCAGAAAAGCTTGCAAAGACTGTAGGAAAACAGGTGGATGGTGTTGGAGAGGCACGTATTTTACAAACAACACATGCATTTATAGCAACGGAACTGTTCTCCCTCCATATCCACAGCCAG GAAACAAAAAGAATTTGGGACCGAAGATTGGCATAG CAACCGGTGTAGTTGTTTCTGTATCGCTCATTCTATTGGCTCTCTTCCTCTTCTGTCGCCGTAGAAAAGCTAAGCAAAGTTCATACGTTGTTTCTCGAAATATATCTTCTTCTTCCTTCTCAATGTCCGATTCTGAAAAAGGGAGCGGCACCTACATGGGAGTACCAACATTCTCGTACAATGAACTTGAGAAGGCTACCAACGATTTTCATTCTAATAATGAACTTGGGGATGGAGGTTTTGGGGCAGTTTATAAAG GCAAACTTCAAGATGGGCGTGAGGTTGCAGTGAAGCGATTATACGAGAATAGTATCAAAAGAGTTGAGCAATTTATGAATGAGATTAAAATTCTCACACAGTTGCGCCACCCAAACTTAGTTGTTCTTTATGGAAGCACATCTCAACAGTGCAGAAAACTATTGCTTGTATATGAATACATACCTAACGGTACAATTGCTGATCATCTCTACGGAGAGGATGCAGAGCGAGGGAACCTTACATGGAAGACAAGAATGAGTATTGCTGTAGAAACTGCAAGTGCATTGTCATATCTTCATGTTTCAGAAGTCATTCACCGGGATGTGAAGACCACAAACATACTGTTAGACAACAATTTCCACGTCAAGGTTGCAGATTTTGGCTTGTCGCGTTTGTTCCCTTTGAATGCTACACACGTCTCAACTGCTCCACAAGGTACTCCTGGATATGTCGATCCCGAGTACCATCAATGCTACCAGCTTACGTCTAAAAGTGATGTATATAGTTTCGGGGTTGTTTTAATTGAGCTTATTTCATCAAAGCCTGCCGTTGATATCACTAGGCATAGACATGAGATTAACTTGGCAAACTTGgctataaacaagattcaaaGTGATAAATTGGACGAGCTTGTGGATCCAACTCTAGGATTTGAATCAGATGACGAGGTAAGAAAGATGATCACGGAAGTGGCAGAGTTGGCATTTAGGTGTTTGCAAAGTGAGAGGGAATTGAGGCCATCAATGCAGGAAGTACATAAATCTCTGAAGGAAATTCAAAGCAGAAATAGTGGTAAAGAAAACGAGTTACAAGATACTCTGTTTAGAGATGATGCTTCGTTGTTGAAGAACTATCCCCAAAATCTTTCTCCAAATTCAGTGACTGCAAAATGGGTCAGTAGCAGGTCAACAAACTCGAGTTCAAGCATCTAA
- the LOC141712159 gene encoding LEAF RUST 10 DISEASE-RESISTANCE LOCUS RECEPTOR-LIKE PROTEIN KINASE-like 1.4 isoform X2 — MMNAKLFRPRQYFLNPVSNIISILLLLLYIPIHRAQNYIDEYNDCKEMTTHACGKPIKGGLEYPFWGDHDIRPSYCGLKEFELSCEEDDLVVDIGSDSKYRVVEVNPSSSGLILHRNDDSLEDICASTLTSSTILDETLYDYGDNTEEIHLFYQCGPAADPTGITFKFPCSSGDKKEVYLIPNNDLPKYRQSLGSCKYATLPVNMSVLDEIIHNKRQLAELLMGDIKVRYNSINKNACIDCVKTDGLCWNGTSTEEENTCLYSNGTVLPPYPTVPPPYPTVPPPYPQPGNKKNLGPKIGIATGVVVSVSLILLALFLFCRRRKAKQSSYVVSRNISSSSFSMSDSEKGSGTYMGVPTFSYNELEKATNDFHSNNELGDGGFGAVYKGKLQDGREVAVKRLYENSIKRVEQFMNEIKILTQLRHPNLVVLYGSTSQQCRKLLLVYEYIPNGTIADHLYGEDAERGNLTWKTRMSIAVETASALSYLHVSEVIHRDVKTTNILLDNNFHVKVADFGLSRLFPLNATHVSTAPQGTPGYVDPEYHQCYQLTSKSDVYSFGVVLIELISSKPAVDITRHRHEINLANLAINKIQSDKLDELVDPTLGFESDDEVRKMITEVAELAFRCLQSERELRPSMQEVHKSLKEIQSRNSGKENELQDTLFRDDASLLKNYPQNLSPNSVTAKWVSSRSTNSSSSI; from the exons ATGATGAATGCTAAACTCTTCAGACCTCGCCAATATTTCTTAAACCCTGTCAGTAACATCATCTCCATCCTTTTGTTATTACTCTACATTCCAATACATCGTGCTCAAAATTATATTGATGAGTACAACGACTGTAAAGAGATGACTACTCATGCCTGCGGCAAACCTATAAAAGGGGGACTTGAATACCCTTTCTGGGGAGACCACGATATTCGACCTTCGTATTGCGGGCTTAAAGAGTTCGAGCTCAGCTGTGAAGAAGATGATCTTGTTGTTGATATTGGTTCCGATAGCAAGTATCGTGTAGTTGAAGTCAATCCGTCATCAAGTGGGTTAATATTACATCGTAATGATGATTCTCTAGAAGATATATGTGCATCTACTTTGACTAGTAGTACAATATTAGATGAAACACTATATGATTACGGAGACAACACTGAAGAAATCCACTTGTTCTACCAATGTGGCCCTGCCGCTGATCCAACAGGGATCACGTTTAAGTTCCCTTGTTCGAGTGGTGATAAGAAAGAGGTCTATCTTATCCCCAATAATGACTTGCCTAAATACAGGCAAAGTCTTGGCTCGTGCAAGTACGCAACACTTCCAGTTAATATGAGTGTGCTTGATGAGATCATACATAACAAACGACAGTTGGCAGAACTTTTAATGGGCGATATTAAGGTTCGATATAATAGTATAAACAAAAATGCTTGTATTGACTGTGTGAAAACTGATGGATTGTGTTGGAACGGCACATCTACTGAAGAAGAAAACACATGCCTTTATAGCAACGGAACTGTACTCCCTCCATATCCAACTGTTCCTCCTCCATATCCAACTGTTCCCCCTCCATATCCACAACCAG GAAACAAAAAGAATTTGGGACCGAAGATTGGCATAG CAACCGGTGTAGTTGTTTCTGTATCGCTCATTCTATTGGCTCTCTTCCTCTTCTGTCGCCGTAGAAAAGCTAAGCAAAGTTCATACGTTGTTTCTCGAAATATATCTTCTTCTTCCTTCTCAATGTCCGATTCTGAAAAAGGGAGCGGCACCTACATGGGAGTACCAACATTCTCGTACAATGAACTTGAGAAGGCTACCAACGATTTTCATTCTAATAATGAACTTGGGGATGGAGGTTTTGGGGCAGTTTATAAAG GCAAACTTCAAGATGGGCGTGAGGTTGCAGTGAAGCGATTATACGAGAATAGTATCAAAAGAGTTGAGCAATTTATGAATGAGATTAAAATTCTCACACAGTTGCGCCACCCAAACTTAGTTGTTCTTTATGGAAGCACATCTCAACAGTGCAGAAAACTATTGCTTGTATATGAATACATACCTAACGGTACAATTGCTGATCATCTCTACGGAGAGGATGCAGAGCGAGGGAACCTTACATGGAAGACAAGAATGAGTATTGCTGTAGAAACTGCAAGTGCATTGTCATATCTTCATGTTTCAGAAGTCATTCACCGGGATGTGAAGACCACAAACATACTGTTAGACAACAATTTCCACGTCAAGGTTGCAGATTTTGGCTTGTCGCGTTTGTTCCCTTTGAATGCTACACACGTCTCAACTGCTCCACAAGGTACTCCTGGATATGTCGATCCCGAGTACCATCAATGCTACCAGCTTACGTCTAAAAGTGATGTATATAGTTTCGGGGTTGTTTTAATTGAGCTTATTTCATCAAAGCCTGCCGTTGATATCACTAGGCATAGACATGAGATTAACTTGGCAAACTTGgctataaacaagattcaaaGTGATAAATTGGACGAGCTTGTGGATCCAACTCTAGGATTTGAATCAGATGACGAGGTAAGAAAGATGATCACGGAAGTGGCAGAGTTGGCATTTAGGTGTTTGCAAAGTGAGAGGGAATTGAGGCCATCAATGCAGGAAGTACATAAATCTCTGAAGGAAATTCAAAGCAGAAATAGTGGTAAAGAAAACGAGTTACAAGATACTCTGTTTAGAGATGATGCTTCGTTGTTGAAGAACTATCCCCAAAATCTTTCTCCAAATTCAGTGACTGCAAAATGGGTCAGTAGCAGGTCAACAAACTCGAGTTCAAGCATCTAA